One region of Mycobacterium riyadhense genomic DNA includes:
- the dcd gene encoding dCTP deaminase produces the protein MLLSDRDLRAEIAAGRLGVDPYDDTLVQPSSIDVRLDCMFRVFNNTRYTHIDPAQQQDELTSLVQPLDGEPFVLHPGEFVLGSTLELCTLPDDLAGRLEGKSSLGRLGLLTHSTAGFIDPGFSGHITLELSNVANLPITLWPGMKIGQLCILRLTTPSEHPYGSARAGSKYQGQRGPTPSRSYQNFIKST, from the coding sequence GTGCTGCTCTCCGATCGCGACCTCAGAGCCGAAATCGCCGCCGGACGGTTGGGCGTCGATCCGTACGACGACACTCTGGTTCAGCCGTCCAGCATCGATGTCCGGCTCGACTGCATGTTCCGGGTCTTCAACAACACCCGCTACACCCATATCGACCCCGCGCAACAACAGGACGAGCTGACCAGCCTGGTGCAACCCCTCGACGGGGAACCGTTCGTGCTGCACCCGGGTGAGTTCGTCCTCGGCTCGACGCTGGAACTGTGCACGCTGCCCGACGACCTCGCGGGACGGCTAGAAGGCAAGTCCTCACTGGGCCGGCTGGGGCTGCTGACGCACTCGACCGCGGGATTCATCGATCCCGGCTTCAGCGGCCACATCACGCTCGAGTTATCCAACGTCGCGAACCTACCGATCACGCTGTGGCCCGGCATGAAAATCGGCCAGCTATGCATCTTGCGACTGACCACTCCGTCCGAACATCCCTACGGCAGTGCGCGAGCGGGGTCGAAATACCAGGGTCAGCGTGGTCCTACGCCGTCCCGTTCGTACCAGAACTTCATAAAGTCGACGTAG
- a CDS encoding ZIP family metal transporter: protein MSILTTVTTLVTFPVLASIIGAVAAVVRTPSAAVVSGIQHFAAGVVMAAVAGEVLPELRAKAPLGLIILGFSVGVALLVLMRQFAGDKESAEDAPPVGFLAVVSVDLFIDGLLVATGAAASRRTAVIITIALTVEVLFLGVSVALRLAGSGVPKVRAALTTSGVSLMIAVGGVLGALLLHGAGNSVLSLVLAFAAAALLWLVVEELLVEAHETPERPWMAVMFFSGFLTLYCLGVLE, encoded by the coding sequence ATCAGCATTTTGACGACCGTAACCACACTGGTCACCTTCCCCGTTCTGGCCAGCATCATCGGCGCTGTGGCCGCCGTCGTTCGGACGCCTTCGGCCGCGGTCGTCAGCGGCATACAACACTTCGCCGCGGGCGTCGTCATGGCTGCCGTAGCCGGCGAGGTGCTGCCAGAACTGCGCGCCAAGGCTCCCCTCGGACTGATAATCCTCGGCTTTAGCGTGGGCGTCGCGCTACTTGTTCTGATGCGCCAATTCGCTGGCGATAAGGAAAGCGCCGAGGACGCACCGCCCGTCGGCTTCCTCGCGGTAGTCTCGGTCGACCTCTTCATTGACGGGTTGCTCGTCGCTACGGGCGCCGCGGCGTCGCGTCGGACCGCGGTGATCATCACCATCGCCCTGACGGTTGAGGTGCTGTTCCTGGGCGTATCAGTTGCCCTACGTCTGGCGGGCTCCGGAGTACCAAAGGTCCGGGCCGCGCTGACCACGAGCGGTGTGAGCCTGATGATCGCGGTCGGGGGTGTGCTGGGTGCACTGCTGCTCCACGGAGCCGGAAATTCCGTCCTCAGTCTTGTGCTTGCATTCGCGGCGGCGGCCCTGTTGTGGCTGGTCGTTGAGGAGCTTCTCGTCGAAGCTCACGAAACGCCGGAGCGGCCCTGGATGGCGGTGATGTTCTTCTCCGGATTCCTGACGTTGTACTGCCTAGGCGTGCTCGAATGA
- a CDS encoding PE family protein, which translates to MSFVIAVPEYVTAAASDLANIASTINAANAAAATQTSAVRAAGADEVSAAVATMFSAHGQAYQSLSAQAAVFHQHFVQLLNASAGSYASAEATNAGPLQQLLDAINGPVETILGRPLIGDGANGVDGTGSNGQNGGLLWGNGGNGGSGGPGQNGGSGGNGGFLYGNGGRGGAGGDAFNGFVGFGGNGGNALGLFGNGGAGGVGGNAGPGGVAGDGGWGGSGGFIFGNGGIGGAGGTGGVAGWGGDGGFGLGLIYGAGGPGGAGGATNNPVGIAGVGGTGGSGGILCNLIGIGADGGAGGAAPGIGNIGGQGGTGGIGAGQLFGFGGHGGAGGASLSAGHGGPGGYGGDSFAFFGVGGAGGDGGAAQTGGVGGVGGLGGLGGILFGLGGHGGNGYGAPDLASGGNGAQGGYGGILFGIGGAGGNGGIGATPGQGGPGGFGAYIFFGPNGAPGVTPA; encoded by the coding sequence ATGTCTTTTGTAATCGCGGTGCCGGAGTATGTGACGGCGGCGGCGTCGGATTTGGCAAATATCGCATCGACGATCAACGCGGCCAACGCAGCGGCGGCGACCCAAACCTCCGCGGTGCGGGCCGCGGGCGCCGATGAGGTGTCGGCAGCGGTCGCGACAATGTTCAGCGCGCACGGCCAGGCCTATCAGTCGCTCAGTGCCCAGGCCGCGGTATTTCACCAGCACTTTGTCCAGCTTCTCAATGCGAGTGCGGGTTCGTACGCGAGTGCCGAGGCCACCAATGCCGGTCCTCTGCAGCAACTGCTCGACGCGATCAACGGACCCGTCGAGACGATTCTGGGGCGCCCGCTGATCGGCGACGGCGCCAACGGCGTCGACGGAACCGGCTCCAACGGCCAGAACGGCGGGTTGTTGTGGGGCAACGGTGGCAACGGCGGTTCCGGCGGACCCGGCCAGAATGGCGGCAGTGGCGGTAACGGCGGGTTCTTGTACGGCAACGGTGGCCGCGGCGGAGCCGGTGGGGATGCTTTTAACGGCTTCGTCGGCTTTGGCGGCAACGGCGGCAACGCGCTTGGTCTTTTCGGTAACGGAGGCGCCGGCGGAGTCGGTGGTAACGCAGGGCCCGGCGGCGTCGCCGGCGACGGCGGCTGGGGCGGCAGCGGCGGGTTCATTTTCGGCAACGGCGGCATCGGCGGGGCCGGCGGAACCGGCGGCGTTGCCGGCTGGGGCGGCGACGGCGGCTTCGGCCTGGGCCTGATCTACGGTGCCGGGGGTCCCGGCGGCGCCGGCGGCGCCACCAACAACCCCGTTGGGATCGCGGGGGTCGGCGGGACCGGCGGCAGCGGCGGCATCCTGTGCAACCTGATCGGCATCGGGGCCGACGGCGGCGCCGGCGGCGCCGCTCCAGGCATTGGCAACATCGGCGGCCAGGGCGGCACTGGTGGTATCGGCGCTGGCCAGCTCTTCGGCTTCGGTGGCCATGGCGGGGCCGGCGGAGCTTCCCTCTCCGCCGGGCACGGCGGGCCCGGCGGATACGGCGGCGATAGCTTCGCGTTCTTCGGCGTCGGCGGCGCCGGGGGCGACGGCGGGGCCGCCCAGACCGGCGGCGTGGGCGGGGTAGGTGGGCTCGGCGGCCTCGGCGGCATCCTCTTCGGCCTCGGCGGCCATGGCGGCAACGGCTACGGGGCGCCCGACCTGGCCAGCGGGGGCAATGGCGCCCAAGGCGGCTACGGAGGCATCCTCTTCGGCATCGGGGGCGCCGGCGGTAACGGCGGCATCGGTGCCACCCCAGGCCAGGGCGGCCCCGGCGGCTTCGGCGCGTACATCTTCTTCGGCCCCAACGGAGCTCCCGGGGTGACACCTGCGTGA
- a CDS encoding serine/threonine-protein kinase, whose protein sequence is MGQQRLQPGQVFAGYRIERLLGVGGMGAVYLAGHPNLPKLVALKLLTRAMTDDDNVRARFLREADHVARLDHPNIVAVYDRGDQDGQLWIAMQYINGSDAAAAVREGPLPAARALRIVAETAKALDFAHAADMLHRDVKPANILLAQPTKAEPERVLLADFGIAKTLDEATRITATGMFTGSLQYASPEQLDPSITLDARADQYSLGCTLYHLLTGLLPYPGRTPEQWMHGHLNLPVPLVSQTPAAQQAGIPAGMDAVIQRALAKNRDHRYPNCVALAAAAQHALDSTAAEPTLAVPADTVRAGSPREAATQPGTQVPPAHPDMPRQRDAGTAVPVTRSKRKWLIATLVVLLLVAAAGAGGVLLRNVLSSRPAGAELVLTAATDPGPNPFMPPAATPPPTNTQPPPTLQPHGGGPTVATQPLPGDRDGLYGGTLNNAECDRDKMIAFLSSHPAQARAFAEALNTDPTLFWSAGHPLTATDIPTYLRELTPVVLRLDTRVTDHGFDGSHPTPMQSVFQSGTAVFIDARGVPRARCYSGNPLTAPVALASEPKPIGAPWPGYQPGALAAVQPSPATITIFVLVDIVTGQPFTRPAGTTGANDAVRTQPVPPPQPAPDAPPGQGPPAAIEGTWVWHYVSSTCGMAADFTFPVTRQDNALTLGPFAGSGVSFTGTLNADGSFSTSGSQGGNSIRGVIATEGGRLVMRGTNEAEPTRENPRGCRVTFEATKQ, encoded by the coding sequence ATGGGTCAGCAGCGGTTGCAGCCCGGGCAGGTCTTCGCCGGTTACCGCATCGAGCGGCTTCTTGGTGTCGGTGGAATGGGCGCGGTTTACCTGGCTGGCCATCCGAACTTGCCCAAACTGGTCGCGCTGAAGTTGCTCACCCGTGCCATGACCGACGACGACAACGTGCGCGCCCGCTTCCTGCGTGAGGCCGACCATGTCGCCCGCCTCGACCACCCCAATATCGTCGCCGTCTACGACCGGGGTGACCAGGACGGGCAGTTGTGGATTGCGATGCAGTACATCAACGGTTCCGACGCCGCGGCTGCGGTGCGCGAGGGGCCGCTCCCCGCAGCGCGCGCCTTGCGGATCGTCGCCGAGACCGCCAAGGCACTCGACTTCGCGCACGCCGCCGACATGCTGCACCGCGACGTCAAACCCGCCAACATTCTGCTCGCCCAACCCACCAAAGCAGAGCCCGAACGGGTTCTGCTGGCCGATTTCGGCATCGCCAAAACCCTCGACGAGGCTACCCGGATCACTGCGACCGGCATGTTCACCGGCAGCCTGCAATACGCCTCCCCCGAACAACTCGACCCCTCGATCACCCTCGATGCTCGCGCCGACCAGTACTCCCTCGGCTGCACCTTGTACCACCTGCTCACCGGATTACTGCCCTACCCCGGCCGCACCCCCGAACAGTGGATGCACGGACACCTGAATCTGCCCGTCCCATTGGTCAGCCAGACCCCTGCCGCGCAGCAGGCCGGCATACCGGCAGGCATGGATGCGGTCATCCAACGCGCCCTGGCCAAAAACCGCGACCACCGCTATCCCAACTGCGTGGCACTGGCCGCCGCCGCACAACACGCCCTGGACTCCACGGCGGCGGAGCCGACCCTCGCGGTACCTGCCGACACCGTCCGCGCCGGTTCGCCCCGAGAGGCAGCCACCCAGCCGGGCACGCAGGTCCCACCCGCACACCCGGACATGCCGCGGCAACGGGACGCCGGCACTGCGGTGCCAGTGACCCGGTCGAAGCGGAAGTGGCTGATCGCAACGCTGGTGGTGTTGCTGCTCGTCGCCGCCGCGGGTGCCGGCGGGGTGCTCCTCCGCAACGTCTTGTCATCCAGGCCGGCCGGCGCGGAGCTGGTGCTCACTGCGGCCACCGACCCCGGGCCGAACCCGTTCATGCCGCCCGCGGCCACGCCGCCGCCGACCAATACCCAGCCCCCGCCCACGCTGCAACCACACGGCGGCGGCCCCACCGTGGCCACCCAGCCACTGCCCGGCGACCGCGACGGCCTCTACGGCGGCACCCTCAACAATGCCGAATGCGACCGTGACAAGATGATCGCCTTCCTGAGCAGCCACCCCGCTCAGGCCCGTGCTTTCGCGGAAGCACTCAACACCGACCCCACCCTGTTCTGGAGCGCCGGACATCCCCTGACCGCCACCGACATCCCCACCTACCTGCGCGAGCTCACCCCGGTTGTGCTGCGGCTGGACACCCGGGTCACCGATCACGGATTCGACGGATCCCACCCCACGCCCATGCAATCGGTCTTCCAATCGGGCACGGCCGTGTTCATCGACGCCCGCGGGGTTCCGCGCGCCCGGTGCTATTCCGGCAACCCCCTGACCGCGCCGGTAGCGCTGGCAAGCGAGCCGAAACCCATCGGCGCGCCCTGGCCCGGCTACCAACCCGGAGCCCTGGCCGCCGTCCAACCCAGCCCCGCGACCATCACCATCTTCGTCCTCGTGGATATCGTCACCGGGCAACCCTTCACCCGGCCCGCCGGCACCACCGGCGCCAACGACGCAGTGCGCACCCAACCCGTCCCACCACCCCAACCCGCACCCGACGCGCCTCCAGGACAAGGGCCTCCAGCGGCGATCGAGGGCACCTGGGTGTGGCACTACGTCAGCAGCACGTGCGGTATGGCGGCGGACTTCACTTTCCCCGTGACCCGTCAGGACAACGCGCTGACCTTGGGTCCATTTGCAGGATCTGGGGTCAGCTTCACGGGCACCCTGAACGCCGACGGATCATTCTCGACCAGCGGCAGCCAGGGCGGAAACTCGATACGTGGTGTCATCGCCACCGAGGGCGGCCGACTCGTCATGCGCGGGACAAATGAGGCCGAACCCACGAGGGAGAACCCCCGGGGCTGCCGCGTTACGTTCGAGGCCACCAAACAGTGA